The following proteins are encoded in a genomic region of Pseudobacteriovorax antillogorgiicola:
- a CDS encoding IS3 family transposase → MSRRGNCYDNSYVESWFGGFKKEWLYRRKYRNESELKAIVFDYIEVWYNRKRKHSALGYLSPMQFEINCAVQ, encoded by the coding sequence ATGTCTCGTCGCGGGAACTGCTATGACAACTCGTATGTAGAATCTTGGTTCGGTGGGTTTAAGAAAGAATGGCTCTATCGTCGTAAATATAGGAATGAAAGTGAGTTGAAAGCGATCGTTTTTGATTATATTGAAGTGTGGTATAACCGGAAGAGAAAACATTCAGCATTAGGCTATCTTAGCCCCATGCAATTTGAAATAAACTGCGCTGTTCAGTAA
- a CDS encoding fumarate hydratase: MSEFSYQAPFPIQNDPTEYRLLTTDFVSEEEFQGQSVLKVAPEALEVLAREAMKDVSFYLRTAHLEKVAKILDDPEASDNDRFVARTLLQNSVTAAEGVLPTCQDTGTAIVMAKKGQRVWTGVNDAEYLSRGIYKTYQERNLRYSQVVPISMFEEKNTGTNLPAQIDIYATPGDEYKFLFLAKGGGSANKTYLYQQTKSLLNEESLTKFVREKIKSIGTAACPPYHLAFVIGGTSAEANLKAVKEASAGNLDHLPTEGNMGGRAFRDLEWEAKIQEICQESQIGAQFGGKYFTHDVKVIRLPRHAASCPVGLGVSCSADRNIKAKITADGLFVEKLERNPARLLPKTEPHLEKPIDIDLNRPMADVLEELSKYPIKTRLNLKGTLIVARDMAHAKIKEMLDAGKPMPDYFKNHPVYYAGPAKTPEGMPSGSFGPTTAGRMDPYVDLFQSHGGSMIMLAKGNRSQQVTDACQKHGGFYLGSIGGPAAILAKENIKKVEVVDFEELGMEAIRKIEVENFPAFIICDDKGNDFFAELR; this comes from the coding sequence ATGTCAGAATTTAGCTACCAAGCCCCCTTTCCCATTCAAAACGATCCCACTGAATATCGCCTTCTCACTACGGACTTCGTTTCCGAGGAAGAGTTTCAGGGGCAATCAGTCCTCAAAGTCGCACCGGAAGCTCTAGAAGTTTTGGCCCGAGAGGCGATGAAGGATGTTTCGTTCTATCTACGGACGGCCCACCTAGAAAAGGTAGCTAAGATTCTTGACGATCCTGAAGCCTCAGATAACGACCGATTTGTGGCTCGCACCCTGCTCCAGAACTCGGTAACTGCAGCAGAGGGTGTCTTACCTACATGCCAAGACACAGGAACCGCTATCGTCATGGCTAAAAAAGGCCAACGAGTTTGGACAGGTGTGAACGATGCGGAATACCTATCTCGCGGAATCTATAAAACTTACCAAGAACGTAACTTGCGATACTCCCAGGTTGTGCCTATCAGTATGTTCGAAGAAAAAAATACTGGTACCAATCTTCCTGCACAGATCGATATCTACGCCACTCCTGGGGATGAGTATAAGTTTTTATTCCTGGCCAAGGGTGGGGGTTCAGCCAACAAGACTTATTTATATCAGCAAACTAAATCTCTACTCAATGAGGAAAGCCTCACCAAGTTTGTCCGCGAAAAGATTAAATCTATTGGTACAGCGGCCTGCCCACCCTATCACTTGGCATTTGTTATCGGCGGAACCTCAGCTGAGGCGAATCTGAAAGCTGTAAAAGAAGCATCCGCTGGAAACTTAGATCACCTCCCCACTGAAGGTAATATGGGTGGTCGCGCCTTCCGCGATCTAGAGTGGGAAGCAAAGATTCAAGAGATCTGCCAAGAGAGCCAGATAGGTGCCCAGTTCGGTGGTAAGTACTTCACTCACGATGTAAAGGTGATTCGACTCCCCCGGCACGCAGCTTCCTGCCCTGTGGGGCTTGGCGTCAGTTGCAGTGCTGACCGGAACATCAAAGCCAAGATCACAGCCGATGGATTGTTTGTAGAAAAGTTAGAGCGAAATCCTGCGAGGCTCCTACCCAAAACCGAACCTCACCTTGAGAAGCCGATTGATATCGACTTAAATCGGCCAATGGCAGATGTTTTGGAAGAGCTTTCAAAGTACCCTATTAAAACGCGATTGAACTTGAAGGGGACTTTGATCGTGGCTCGTGACATGGCTCACGCTAAAATCAAAGAGATGTTGGACGCTGGCAAACCTATGCCAGACTACTTTAAAAACCACCCTGTTTACTACGCTGGTCCAGCAAAAACCCCTGAAGGAATGCCTTCTGGAAGCTTCGGCCCCACCACTGCGGGACGCATGGACCCTTATGTCGACCTTTTCCAATCCCACGGTGGCTCGATGATCATGCTTGCCAAGGGCAACAGGTCGCAACAGGTGACAGATGCATGCCAGAAGCATGGTGGCTTCTACCTTGGTTCCATCGGTGGACCGGCGGCTATTTTAGCTAAGGAGAATATCAAGAAAGTAGAAGTGGTTGACTTTGAAGAGCTAGGCATGGAAGCGATTCGTAAAATTGAGGTAGAAAACTTCCCGGCCTTTATCATCTGTGATGATAAGGGTAATGACTTTTTCGCTGAGCTTCGATAG
- a CDS encoding endonuclease/exonuclease/phosphatase family protein, producing the protein MRLALALKNYEVVVLVCLTFGSSACKQLDVQMPLRQKTDTSDSSDKPSSKNDRPDPAQPKDQSPDPEQNQEKPSSNPGNVEPEPPKTFRASTFNVDYRNKNFEQISDVINSVRADQPYIVGTQENQEPEAIAGTSSLGLTKLGKGVGDNSLYYSSDFKLVNQGQVDIDRDGHAERSLVWSVYVIGEKQVVVFNTHLPHGAISDVPSESPAPADAHAKTAQMLLNIWQSEFAGSAAVVLCDCNTGKVAGQSFTEALTQGTSFQLAQESGLDRVFFTKDALIEVNSGVGGFATEEYHRVTWAEFSFKN; encoded by the coding sequence TTGAGACTGGCGCTTGCACTGAAAAATTATGAGGTTGTTGTTCTTGTATGTCTGACGTTTGGAAGCTCTGCTTGCAAGCAGCTTGATGTGCAGATGCCTCTTCGGCAGAAGACAGACACATCGGATTCCTCTGATAAACCTTCATCAAAGAATGATCGACCAGACCCTGCGCAACCCAAGGACCAAAGCCCGGATCCTGAACAAAATCAAGAAAAGCCGTCATCAAACCCAGGCAATGTGGAGCCAGAGCCCCCAAAAACCTTTCGAGCTTCGACTTTCAATGTGGACTATCGCAATAAAAACTTCGAGCAGATTTCTGATGTTATAAACAGCGTAAGAGCAGACCAACCTTACATTGTTGGTACCCAAGAAAACCAGGAACCAGAAGCCATAGCTGGAACTAGCAGCTTGGGGCTTACAAAACTAGGCAAGGGTGTGGGAGACAATTCACTTTATTATTCAAGTGACTTTAAGCTTGTGAATCAGGGGCAAGTCGATATTGATCGGGATGGTCATGCTGAGCGAAGCTTGGTTTGGAGTGTTTATGTGATTGGCGAAAAGCAGGTTGTGGTATTCAATACTCACTTACCTCATGGAGCTATTTCTGATGTTCCTTCAGAAAGCCCGGCGCCTGCGGATGCTCATGCTAAAACTGCTCAGATGCTCCTAAATATCTGGCAGAGTGAATTTGCTGGTAGCGCAGCAGTTGTTCTCTGTGACTGCAATACAGGAAAAGTCGCAGGGCAATCATTCACCGAGGCGCTCACTCAAGGCACCTCGTTTCAGCTTGCTCAAGAAAGTGGCTTGGATCGGGTGTTCTTTACTAAAGATGCGTTGATAGAGGTTAATTCTGGTGTGGGAGGGTTCGCCACTGAAGAGTATCACCGAGTGACGTGGGCTGAGTTTTCGTTTAAGAATTGA